Proteins from a genomic interval of Nostoc sp. TCL240-02:
- a CDS encoding AIR synthase related protein: MAQALDQVDYDTLDAAKRRFIDAAKRTLTFASAYGTVPASGLGASANAFSFNLAPFIQAGTPELSLTLVPEGLGTADDTRPDDLSEEELRRFWWNIGIKIISCLTNDAATSGMQTLLLGLYLPSSTPETIFTPAFLDGFLDGVVEGCKRVKCVYLSGETPQLKTKMIPGRLDIAGSVFGVMPPGVAPIDSSRLDAGNTIVLVESSGPHENGFTPLRKLAESLPDGYRTKLPSGQEFWEAMNAASYLYTPLVQAVLGEGIRPTAIENITGHGWQKLMRSVKPLRYVIETMLPVPEIFTFVEGHLEGGAETMLSVFNYGAGFAFYTESKQDAERIVILAREHQLTAVIVGKVEASLSREVVVEPLGVTLKGDSFGIARGV, encoded by the coding sequence ATGGCTCAAGCTCTCGATCAAGTCGATTACGATACTCTCGATGCCGCAAAAAGACGCTTCATCGATGCTGCAAAACGCACGCTTACCTTTGCAAGCGCCTATGGTACCGTCCCCGCATCAGGTCTTGGAGCAAGTGCTAACGCTTTCAGCTTCAACCTCGCTCCATTTATTCAAGCGGGCACTCCAGAACTTTCTCTAACACTTGTCCCTGAAGGACTAGGAACGGCAGACGATACCCGCCCTGACGACCTTTCCGAAGAAGAACTTCGGCGATTCTGGTGGAATATCGGTATCAAGATCATCTCGTGTTTGACAAACGACGCGGCAACATCAGGGATGCAGACTCTACTTCTTGGTCTTTATCTGCCATCAAGTACTCCTGAAACGATCTTTACCCCCGCTTTTCTTGATGGGTTTCTGGATGGAGTTGTTGAGGGGTGCAAACGAGTGAAATGTGTCTATCTTTCAGGGGAAACGCCTCAACTGAAAACTAAGATGATTCCAGGGCGGCTTGATATTGCAGGTTCGGTTTTTGGCGTGATGCCGCCTGGTGTCGCTCCCATTGATAGTTCGCGCCTGGATGCCGGAAATACTATTGTTCTCGTTGAGAGTTCTGGCCCCCATGAGAACGGCTTTACCCCATTGCGAAAGCTTGCTGAGTCTCTCCCTGATGGCTATAGAACAAAACTTCCAAGTGGGCAAGAGTTTTGGGAAGCGATGAATGCAGCATCATATCTCTACACGCCTCTTGTACAAGCGGTGCTTGGCGAGGGAATTCGCCCCACTGCGATTGAGAATATTACCGGTCATGGTTGGCAAAAGTTGATGCGGTCGGTGAAGCCGCTCCGATATGTCATCGAAACAATGCTCCCAGTGCCGGAGATATTTACTTTTGTCGAGGGTCATCTTGAGGGCGGGGCAGAGACGATGCTTTCCGTGTTCAATTACGGAGCCGGATTTGCATTCTATACGGAATCTAAGCAGGATGCAGAAAGGATTGTCATCCTCGCAAGAGAACATCAGCTAACTGCTGTGATTGTCGGCAAGGTTGAAGCGTCCCTTAGCCGCGAGGTGGTAGTAGAACCGCTTGGGGTGACGTTGAAGGGAGATTCTTTTGGAATTGCGCGGGGAGTATAA
- a CDS encoding bifunctional pantoate--beta-alanine ligase/(d)CMP kinase, with translation MRLLTTVAALRCYLTKRCSENAVTEDLRLDEITGWYQTAVGLVPTMGNLHQGHLSLIQRARQENSTVIVSIFVNPLQFAPNEDYQRYPRTLEQDQKLCEQAGVDAIFAPTPEEMAVPQKSIQESKVTQVIPPSAMMTGLCGRSRLGHFQGVATIVTKLFNLVQPDRAYFGQKDGQQLAIIKRLVADLNLPVEIVACPTVREASGLAFSSRNQYLTATAKEQAAALYRGLQRAEAAFIAGDRNSNKLIAVVQQEVAIVSTILVEYIELVDPTTLMSLEKVEEEGMLAIAARLGSTRLIDNIILRDRQPIIAIDGPAGAGKSTVARQVAANLGLVYLDTGAMYRAVTWLVLQKGIAIDDECAIAELTNLCKIELTPTQDLQSSVRVWINGTDVTQVIRTIEVTSQVSAIAAQSAVRQALVKQQQSWGKKGGLVAEGRDIGTHVFPDAEVKIFLTASVSERARRRQEDFHKQGQSAINLEQLERDIAERDWKDSTRKVSPLQKAADAIEVQTDGLDVSEVTAQIVNYYQQCLSQC, from the coding sequence GTGCGCCTGCTGACAACAGTCGCAGCTTTACGCTGCTATTTAACTAAACGCTGCTCAGAAAACGCGGTTACTGAGGATCTAAGACTAGATGAGATAACTGGCTGGTATCAGACGGCAGTCGGTCTAGTACCAACGATGGGGAATTTGCATCAAGGTCATTTAAGCTTGATCCAACGGGCGCGGCAAGAAAATTCTACGGTGATTGTGAGTATTTTCGTCAATCCCCTGCAATTTGCTCCCAATGAGGATTACCAACGCTACCCCCGGACTTTAGAGCAAGACCAAAAACTTTGCGAACAAGCTGGGGTAGATGCCATTTTTGCACCGACTCCTGAAGAGATGGCAGTTCCCCAGAAGAGTATACAAGAATCAAAGGTTACACAAGTTATACCCCCATCTGCTATGATGACAGGCTTGTGTGGTCGTTCTCGCCTGGGTCACTTTCAAGGTGTGGCTACGATTGTTACCAAGCTTTTCAACTTGGTACAGCCTGACCGTGCCTACTTTGGTCAAAAAGATGGTCAGCAACTGGCAATTATTAAACGCTTAGTAGCTGACTTAAATTTGCCAGTAGAAATTGTTGCTTGTCCAACAGTGCGGGAAGCGTCGGGTCTTGCCTTCAGTTCTCGTAATCAATATTTGACTGCAACGGCAAAAGAACAAGCGGCAGCATTATATCGCGGCTTGCAACGGGCTGAAGCTGCATTTATTGCAGGCGATCGCAATAGTAACAAGTTGATAGCAGTGGTACAGCAAGAAGTGGCAATAGTCAGCACGATTTTAGTGGAATATATTGAATTAGTTGATCCGACTACGTTGATGTCTTTAGAAAAAGTTGAGGAGGAAGGAATGTTGGCGATCGCAGCCCGTCTTGGTTCTACACGTTTGATTGACAATATCATCTTGCGCGATCGTCAACCCATCATCGCCATTGATGGCCCCGCCGGGGCTGGAAAATCTACAGTGGCGCGGCAAGTGGCAGCAAATCTAGGTTTAGTCTATTTAGATACAGGAGCAATGTACCGTGCTGTCACTTGGCTTGTACTGCAAAAGGGGATTGCTATTGATGATGAGTGTGCGATCGCTGAATTAACTAACCTGTGTAAAATTGAACTTACTCCTACCCAGGATTTACAATCGTCTGTGCGGGTTTGGATTAACGGTACTGATGTTACCCAGGTAATTCGCACCATTGAGGTGACATCTCAAGTATCTGCGATCGCAGCCCAAAGCGCTGTCCGTCAAGCACTGGTTAAACAACAACAAAGCTGGGGTAAAAAAGGTGGTTTAGTCGCTGAAGGGCGAGATATTGGTACTCACGTTTTCCCCGATGCCGAAGTCAAAATCTTCTTAACTGCTTCTGTGAGTGAACGCGCCCGTCGCCGCCAGGAAGACTTTCACAAACAAGGTCAATCTGCAATCAATTTAGAGCAGCTAGAACGGGATATTGCCGAACGTGATTGGAAAGATAGCACACGCAAAGTTTCGCCTTTGCAAAAAGCAGCAGATGCCATTGAAGTTCAAACTGATGGTTTGGATGTGTCTGAAGTCACGGCACAAATTGTTAACTATTACCAGCAGTGTTTATCTCAGTGCTAA
- a CDS encoding superoxide dismutase yields the protein MVFVQPPLPFDKNALEPNGMKAETFEYHYGKHHKAYVDNLNKLTEGTELADKSLEEVIKISFQDSSKAGIFNNAAQVWNHTFFWNSLKPNGGGAPTGDLAARIDKDFGSFDKFKEEFSNAAATQFGSGWSWLIDDGGTLKVIKTPNAENPLAHGKKALLTLDVWEHAYYIDYRNARPAFIKNFLDNLVNWDFAAENLAKA from the coding sequence ATGGTATTTGTACAGCCCCCGCTACCCTTTGACAAGAATGCTCTAGAGCCAAATGGCATGAAAGCTGAAACTTTCGAGTATCACTATGGTAAGCATCACAAAGCTTATGTAGACAACCTCAACAAGCTCACTGAAGGTACAGAACTTGCTGATAAGTCTCTGGAAGAAGTGATCAAAATTTCATTCCAAGACTCCTCTAAGGCAGGGATCTTCAACAACGCTGCTCAAGTTTGGAACCACACCTTCTTCTGGAATTCCTTAAAACCAAATGGTGGCGGCGCACCCACTGGCGATCTTGCAGCCAGAATTGATAAAGATTTTGGTAGCTTCGACAAATTCAAGGAAGAGTTCTCTAACGCAGCTGCAACTCAATTTGGCAGTGGGTGGTCTTGGCTAATTGATGATGGTGGTACGCTGAAGGTGATCAAAACACCAAATGCAGAAAACCCTCTAGCTCATGGTAAGAAGGCACTCCTAACCTTGGATGTTTGGGAACACGCTTACTACATTGACTACAGAAATGCCCGTCCAGCGTTCATCAAGAATTTCCTAGATAACTTGGTTAACTGGGACTTTGCTGCTGAAAACTTGGCTAAAGCTTAA